From the Deltaproteobacteria bacterium genome, the window AGTATGGTCCATGTTCAAGACGGCGATCTGGTTGAAGTCCGTTATATCGAACAGAAATTCCCTCGGACGGTTAGGGTCACGGGTCATGTATGGGACCCAGTGGAGTTGGCCTTTCATGAAGGGATGCGAATCTCCGAGGTGATTCCGCATCCGGAAAGGCTTAAGCCTAAAGCCATTACCGATTACGCCCTCTTACGGCGCTACGACCCACTCACCACGGAATTCACCGCGGAAAAAATTCTTCTTCCTGAGATTTGGGCGGGTAAAATTGACTTCCCCCTTAAGGTCCACGACGAGATAAAGATTCTTTCTAAGGCCGAATACGGGATTGCAACCTTTGTGCATCTTCGGGGAGCTGTATGGAAGCCTGACGATTATGAATATACACCAGGTATGACCGTGCGCGACCTCATCGCGCTTGGGGGCGGTCTGCAAAAGTGGGCCAGCCATAAAGTTGTCGAATTGACTCAGCAGAAAATTATAAATAACGAAATTGTGACCGAGCATTTTAGACTGGACCTGTCTGACGAAAAAATTGATAAACGGCTTCGACCTTTTGACATGGTCAGCATACCGCGGGTAAAGGGCGCTGGGAGCATTCCTGAGGTTATTATAGAAGGGGAGATTCGTTTCCCTGGCCATTATGCCTTAAAAAAAGGGGAACGGCTTTCCGACCTCATTGCCCGCGCTGGAGGGTTCCTGCCCAGCGCCTATCTCTATGGAGCGAGGTTCTACTCTGCGAGCGCCCAAAAGATTCAACAGCAATCTCTTGATAACATGATCAGGGAACTGGAGATTCGTATCTCTGGCGCAGCGGTTGGAGTTGCCGCCACCGCGATCGAGCCGGGTATGGCCCAGGCTGCCACAGCCCAGCAGACCGTCATGACATCCTTTCTGGCCGGGCTTAAAAGCATCAAGGCCTCCGGCCGGGTGGCGATCAAGCTCGTTGATTTGAAAAGCTTCAGAGGCTCTCCCTATGATTTTAAACTTGGGGATCAGGACAGGCTGGAGATACCTGGCAAGCCTCCTTTTATCAGTGTGGTGGGCAGCGTCTATGCCCCCAATTCTTACCTCTATCAGCCTGATGTCACCCTGGCGGATTACCTGCAGCTGGCCGGTGGTCCATCAAAAACGGCTGATGCAAGGTATATAAGTCTGTGCAAGGCTAATGGTGAAGTGGTCGGGTTGCCTTCCATGAGTTCTTACAGCTTTTACAGGCAGAAGCTCATGCCAGGAGACACGATTGTCGTTCCGGAAAACATGGAAAGAATCCCGCGCTTTAAGATGATCAAGGATATAACCGACATCATGTACAAGATAACCCTTGCCGTTGGGGTTGTTGCCAGCATTATATTCTAGTAGTACTAATAAGGATGGAAAACATTACCACGCCACCAGTAGTTTATGTGCCTTCATTGCCTCTGCCAGAGGATAATGAGATAGACTTTCTAACCATCTGGCGAACACTCTGGCGCTGGAAGTGGTTTATTGCAGGGATTACTCTGGCCTGTACGCTGATTGCAGTCTATATTACCTTGTATAGACTTCCAGTGGTTTATCGCTCGGAAGTGGTATTACAACCAACGTTATCTCCCGAAACCCAGAGCGCGCTGGGAACGACCCTGGGCCAGCTTGGTCAGTTTATCTCACTGCCTCCGATTTCGGGCGGAGATAAATCCCAGCTCATCGTGAACTATCTTAAGAGTCGCAGTCTAAAAACTTGGATGATAAAAAAATTCAATCTTCTTCCCAGGCTATACCCCGATAAATGGAACAGTGAAAAAGGGACCTGGCTGGCTAAGGATCCAAAAGACATTCCCACGATTGTAAAAACAATCCAAACCAGGAAGATGGAACATGTTTACTCAGTTGAAAATGATGACAAAGCAGGTTTAATTAGCATTACCTTTGTGGA encodes:
- a CDS encoding SLBB domain-containing protein, with product SMVHVQDGDLVEVRYIEQKFPRTVRVTGHVWDPVELAFHEGMRISEVIPHPERLKPKAITDYALLRRYDPLTTEFTAEKILLPEIWAGKIDFPLKVHDEIKILSKAEYGIATFVHLRGAVWKPDDYEYTPGMTVRDLIALGGGLQKWASHKVVELTQQKIINNEIVTEHFRLDLSDEKIDKRLRPFDMVSIPRVKGAGSIPEVIIEGEIRFPGHYALKKGERLSDLIARAGGFLPSAYLYGARFYSASAQKIQQQSLDNMIRELEIRISGAAVGVAATAIEPGMAQAATAQQTVMTSFLAGLKSIKASGRVAIKLVDLKSFRGSPYDFKLGDQDRLEIPGKPPFISVVGSVYAPNSYLYQPDVTLADYLQLAGGPSKTADARYISLCKANGEVVGLPSMSSYSFYRQKLMPGDTIVVPENMERIPRFKMIKDITDIMYKITLAVGVVASIIF